GACCGGGCTTCCAAGTTGGTGATTGCGTTTGTCGGCCGATTGCTGCACGATCCGCTCTCCCGCCCGGTCATGCGCCACAAGATCTCGCAAGGTCCGACATTCGGGAGTCGCATATTCGGGATGGGTATGATCATTATAAAAGCGCGCCCCATTCATCAACACCAAATCGCTTTTCATCTCGTAAAACGAGAAGGATCGATGAGCATCTTCTTTGGCAAACGCTTCCTCTTCCTTATCCTGTTGGAGCCCCGACACCCGAAAACCTCGCTGATCCTCATGCGGCTCTTCACCTCGATAGTCCCAATGCTGTTTGAATGGTCCCTCATGATGAGCACGAACGAGTTCCATGGATTCAACCACCGGATCAACGTGGTCTTGATCCTCCCGTGTAATTCCATATTCCGTTTCGATGCCAAATAAACGCAACACGTGGGAACAGTCCTTAGATGATGGGATAAAGCATGCGCTCAGTAGAATTGGAACGCCGCCGAAAAGTTGACACGCCAACGACCTGATCGGGGTGATAATCCAGCAGCTTCAACCATTCTTCTGCCGAATCATCGGGCGGAAAAATATCGCCTTCTTCAAATTCTTCTTTGATCGCCCGCTCACAGTCCGCTTGAGAAAGACCAGCTGGGGATTGGGCTTCACCAGAAATTTCCCGTTCAATGGCCCGTTCTTTGGCCCGTCGCACAATGTTCGCCAGAATAGCCCCACTCAATACATCCTGTCGATAGAGGACTTCCTGACGACCATTTCGTAAACGAATAGCCAGCACCCTGCTCTCATCTGTCTTCGTGAACAGCTGATCCAACACACTGACTAGGAGAGCATGTCGCGCCGATTCCGAATCCCCTTGATGAGCGGCGAGGCAAGTCGCATCGAGTGGAATCCCTTCCGTCAAATAGAGACGAATGATTTCTTCAGCTTCCTCTCGATTGGGACGGCTCACCTTCACTTTTCGGTCTATTCTCCCCGGCCGCAACACGGCGGGGTCGATCAGATCGGGCCTATTCGAAGCCAGAATGACCACCACGTCATGCAACGTCTCGATTCCGTCTAACTCAGCGCAAAACATCGGCACTAACGTATTGGAAATGTTATAGGAACGGGCTGCACGACGAGTCCCGAGAATGGACTCTGCTTCATCGATGAAAATAAACGGTAAGCTTCCAGCCTGGCGACGTTCACGTGCTTGGGAAAAGAGATCCCGCACGATACGTTCAGACTCACCCACCCACATATTTAACACCTCCGGACCTTTGACATGCAAAAAACATCCTTGAGTAATGGGCGGGAGAGAAGACGATCGTTCGATCGAAGAACCATCGTGAGAAAACTGCGCTGCCCCCTCTTGGACCAGCTGAGCCAGACTTGCAGCTGTCGCTTGCCCGATCAACGTTTTTCCACACCCAGGAGGACCATGTAACAAAAACCCCTTCGGTTGAGTAAATTGATACTGCTGAAAGGTCTGTGAATGAAGAAGCGGATATTCAATCGCACGACGAATCGCATCGATGGCCGCCTTTTGTCCCCCAATATTCTCCCATCTCACAGTTGGGACTTCAGCCAACATGTGGCCGTGCTTTTGCGACCTCTCCATTCGCTCGATGACGTATCGATGAGACGGGTCAATACGAACTTCATCCCCTGCCTTAAATGCAACGTTCATCAGCTCAGGAATCGGCTGTAGGATGATTCCCTGACGTCCGGGTTCCTGCTCCATTCGCAAGCGCCCATCTGACAGCACCTCACGAACGGTGAGGAGCGGACCATTCGTGTCATAGCCCAGAGATCGAAGGACAACATAGGCTTCATTCACGAGAATTTGGGCACCAATCTTCAGCGCACCAGGTTCGAGACGGGGATCGACATTGGTAAAGTACTCACTCCCTCCGACCAAAATGTGCGCGACGCCTTCCTGAGGAAGATCCAGAAGCGTGCCAATTCGATTTGCGGGAGCTGTCAGCTGTTCGACCGCAGCCGTCAGTTTCTTCACTTCGGCATCCCGTTGCCGCCGTTCAACACCATGTTGCAACAGCGCCTCTTTGATTCGGCGCAACAAAGGCAGCCGTTCATCCCCTTCGGAAAAAGAAGCCAAACACTCGTCGATTAACTGCAAAAGATTGGAGTCGCTAACCTTGGAGGAGAAGACAGACCCTCGAGAGGAAGAACGTGGAAGTTTGTCGTCAAAACTTTGTCGATCACCCATCAGATAACGCCCTACCCTTACACCAAGAAAAATCGTCTCAACACAAGAAGCATTATCATGCTATTCTCACCAATGTTCAAGTCGTCGACATGCTCTTCGACGCTCGATTCGCCCAGAGTAAGGGGCTGTTGAAGCACAACCTCGTTCTGAGAAAATATGTCCTTTGATAACTTCATTATTCAACTCTCTCTTCATCAGTATATCGACACGGGCATGATCAAAAAAAAAGCAGAAGGCCTTTCACAAGGGCTTCTGCTTTTTCGTGCATGAAAATAATGTTCAGGAATTGACGTTGGCGAGTTAGTCAGCCGCTTAAAACCTTCTGCCGCCACCCCCGCCAAATCCACCATCGCGCGAACGGGGAGTTTGAGGACGGGCTTCATTCACAGTCAACGTTCTTCCTCCCATTTCAGTTCCATTCAATGCCTCTATGGCCGCTTTCGCTTCTTCTTCCGTGGACATCTCGACAAACCCAAATCCTCTCGATCGTCCAGTAAACTTATCCATAATGATTCGCGCCGACTCTACATTCCCATGGGGCATAAATAAATCAGACAACTCTTGGTCTACTGCCGAATAGGGCAGGCCACCCACATAAATTTTTGAACCCATTGGGTTCCTCCTTTTAATTAAACTATTGTTGTTTTGCAGGAAAGGTTAAGGAAGGAACGGCCCGAGAGCGCGGTATTGAGGCGACTTAGGTCTGACTTCCGAAATAAGTTCTGAAGCAAAACAACAGCCATTCAGGGCCAACCTCTTAAACACCTAGCTACCAGGCCCACAGGAAGTAGCTATGGTAGAAGAACGATAGCCTACCGCTCAAAAAAAAGCAACAAAAAAGAGTCTCTCAGAAACAGACAAAATCAAAAAATCAGCTTCTCAACCGGGTGGAATCCAGTCTTTCACAGGGCCGACCGGCCTCTCGAACAACGGCATTCGCTCCTTCAGCATCGCCATACCCATCTGAAGTCAGGTGACCAGCCCTCATGTAATGGACCACGCCCAGAGGTGTTCCATTTTTTACATCTTATTAACGTAGGATCCCGCGTGTTTTCGATGCCTCTCATTTTTCATGAGTTCCGGCAGGAATCTCAACCACGACATTCAACAATTCGTTGTTCGTGCGGTCAGGATAATCATGTAAGGAAAAGAATAGCCGTTCATTGTGCTTATGAATGGGAATTCGCTATAAGTTCCTATGAAAACTATTTGGTTATTTGATATGCTCACGATTAAGAAAAATCAGGGAGGGTTTCCCGATGAGTAAATGGCAACAGGTTATTCTCTTTGGGATTGTGAGTGTTTTCTTGGCATCGTGTGCAATCCCGGTTGACATACGCAATTCAGGGTTTTTCCAGGAACAAGACCTCAGGGATTTTGCAGACAATTGGTTGAGGATATCCAGTTACCAACATAGTCCAGGTCATATTAACATCCTTCAACGTGGTTCGGTGCACATGACCGGCCGCTACCGTTTTGAGGGGGATTCCCTGGCAGGAGGTACGACTGAATTGGGGCAAATTGACCTGGAAATTAATTTTGATGATCGCGACGAAGTGAGACCCGGTTCCTATGTCATACCGATTACCTCTGGAAAGATCAGTAATATTACGGGACTGTTGCCGGACGTACCAGATTTTGGTGTAGGCTGGTCTGGCGAGATTCCTATCACCGGAACAATATCAGTGGAAGAAGCCGTTGGAACAGAGGGAGACCCCCCTCTTATCGGCTTTGAGGCGAAGGGAACAGTAACGTCCATTCCTCGTCGAGATGGAGACGCAGGAAGCTCTCGTGAAGTGCAGCGAATTTTTTCAGGGACATTTTTTCAAGAATTCAAGCTCGGCGTCTTTCCTCTGTCTGCCGCAGGAACCGTTACACAGGATGTCTCCTCCATAGCTGGGCCAAACAATCAATTCTATCTCGAGCAAGCTCGTTGAGTTCGGCGGAACCTGCTCAGGACATGCACGATTGATCCCGGCCCCATCAACCCAGCATCGTCGTTCAGCAACAGCACGGACAAGCTCGCGATGGGATTTCATATAAGTGGTGCGGGAGACGGGAATTGAACCCGTATGCCCTTTAGGGGCGCAGGATTTTAAGTCCTGTGCGTCTGCCGATTCCGCCACTCCCGCAAATCTGAAGTGAAAGCGACAAACTCTACCATCGGACTTCCATCATAGCAAGAACTCTCAACCTTGATGTCCGACGAATTCGG
The genomic region above belongs to Nitrospirales bacterium and contains:
- a CDS encoding AAA family ATPase, whose amino-acid sequence is MGDRQSFDDKLPRSSSRGSVFSSKVSDSNLLQLIDECLASFSEGDERLPLLRRIKEALLQHGVERRQRDAEVKKLTAAVEQLTAPANRIGTLLDLPQEGVAHILVGGSEYFTNVDPRLEPGALKIGAQILVNEAYVVLRSLGYDTNGPLLTVREVLSDGRLRMEQEPGRQGIILQPIPELMNVAFKAGDEVRIDPSHRYVIERMERSQKHGHMLAEVPTVRWENIGGQKAAIDAIRRAIEYPLLHSQTFQQYQFTQPKGFLLHGPPGCGKTLIGQATAASLAQLVQEGAAQFSHDGSSIERSSSLPPITQGCFLHVKGPEVLNMWVGESERIVRDLFSQARERRQAGSLPFIFIDEAESILGTRRAARSYNISNTLVPMFCAELDGIETLHDVVVILASNRPDLIDPAVLRPGRIDRKVKVSRPNREEAEEIIRLYLTEGIPLDATCLAAHQGDSESARHALLVSVLDQLFTKTDESRVLAIRLRNGRQEVLYRQDVLSGAILANIVRRAKERAIEREISGEAQSPAGLSQADCERAIKEEFEEGDIFPPDDSAEEWLKLLDYHPDQVVGVSTFRRRSNSTERMLYPII
- a CDS encoding RNA-binding protein, with the protein product MGSKIYVGGLPYSAVDQELSDLFMPHGNVESARIIMDKFTGRSRGFGFVEMSTEEEAKAAIEALNGTEMGGRTLTVNEARPQTPRSRDGGFGGGGGRRF